One window from the genome of Euwallacea similis isolate ESF13 chromosome 36, ESF131.1, whole genome shotgun sequence encodes:
- the LOC136418686 gene encoding aromatic-L-amino-acid decarboxylase-like isoform X3 — MDCDEFRCRGKEMIEYICTYLQRIDTRRVTPSIEPGYLRKLIPENAPVDPEDWDSIMADVESKIMPGVTHWQHPRFHAYFPSGNSFPSILGDMLSDAIGCIGFSWAASPACTELETIVLDWLGKAIGLPNQFLAFKEGSRGGGVIQTSASECILVSMLAARAQALKRLKQQHPFVEEGVLLSKLMAYCSKEAHSCVEKAAMICFVKLRILEPDEKSSLRGKTLMMAMEEDETMGLIPFFVSTTLGTTSCCSFDNLPEIGVVCQKFPSVWLHVDAAYAGNAFICPELKYLLDGVEFADSFNTNPNKWLLTNFDCSTMWVRDRIRLTSALVVDPLYLQHGYSDATIDYRHWGVPLSRRFRSLKLWFVLRSYGISGLQKYIRLHIRLAKRFESLVLKDKRFEICNEVTLGLVCFRLKGPDKLNEKLLSNINASGKLHMVPANVNDKYVIRFCVVSHEAAENDIDHAWEVICEFAEDLLEMQAAEKEQELHDEVYELLERKKKQTLAQKRSFFVRMVSDPKIYNPSIAKALPSTRRHLTQPSAESLDNHITVQPPTQSLHSFKRSASWISWPLAFLFQGITEEGSGSNVPIRFRHLDTKVRLKASGKGGAISPRQSPSPERDNKSPKRSPTSSRKSSLIS; from the exons ATGGACTGCGATGAGTTCCGCTGCCGTGGAAAAGAAATGATAGAGTACATCTGTACCTACCTCCAAAGAATTGATACTAGAAGAGTAACACCAAGTATCGAGCCTGGTTACTTGCGAAAGCTTATTCCAGAAAATGCTCCTGTAGATCCTGAAGATTGGGACAGTATCATGGCAGATGTGGAATCCAAAATAATGCCTGGAGTAACTCATTGGCAGCATCCCAG gTTTCACGCATATTTTCCAAGTGGAAATTCTTTTCCATCCATATTAGGAGACATGCTATCTGATGCGATTGGTTGCATTGGCTTTTCTTGGGCTGCTAGTCCTGCTTGCACAGAATTGGAAACCATTGTTCTGGACTGGCTTG GTAAGGCCATTGGCTTGCCTAATCAATTCCTAGCTTTCAAGGAGGGCAGCAGAGGTGGTGGTGTCATACAG ACTTCTGCAAGCGAGTGTATCTTAGTGTCGATGCTAGCTGCCAGAGCCCAAGCTCTAAAGCGTCTCAAACAACAACACCCATTCGTCGAAGAAGgtgttttattatcaaaacttATGGCTTATTGTTCAAAAGAAGCTCATTCTTGCGTGGAAAAGGCAGCCATGATTTGTTTCGTGAAGCTAAGAATACTCGAGCCCGATGAAAAGTCGTCTTTAAGAGGCAAAACTTTAATGATG GCAATGGAAGAAGACGAAACAATGGGCCTCATACCATTTTTCGTATCAACCACCCTCGGAACTACTTCATGTTGCTCATTCGATAATCTTCCCGAAATCGGAGTAGTTTGCCAGAAGTTTCCTTCAGTGTGGCTTCATGTGGACGCAGCTTATGCCGGCAATGCATTTATTTGCCCCGAATTAAAGTACCTTCTGGATGGAGTAGAATTTGCAGACTCATTCAACACCAATCCTAATAAATGGCTTCTCACCAATTTTGACTGCTCTACCATGTGG GTCAGAGACAGAATCCGACTAACATCAGCCCTAGTTGTTGATCCCCTGTACCTTCAGCATGGTTACTCCGATGCTACCATAGACTACCGTCACTGGGGCGTTCCCCTTAGCAGGAGGTTCCGATCTTTGAAGCTGTGGTTTGTCTTGCGAAGCTATGGGATATCTGGATTGCAGAAATACATCAGATTACACATTCGATTAGCCAAGCGGTTTGAGAGTCTGGTTTTGAAGGATAAGAGGTTCGAGATTTGTAATGAAGTAACG ttaggACTAGTTTGCTTTCGACTGAAGGGACCTGACAAATTAAACGAGAAACTCTTGAGTAACATAAATGCTTCTGGAAAGTTACATATGGTGCCAGCCAACGTGAATGATAAATACGTTATAAGGTTTTGTGTCGTTTCCCATGAAGCCGCCGAAAATGATATAG ATCATGCATGGGAAGTCATCTGTGAATTCGCTGAAGACCTCCTGGAGATGCAAGCGGCCGAGAAGGAGCAg gaaCTTCACGACGAAGTGTACGAACTCCTGGAACGgaagaaaaaacaaactttgGCACAGAAACGAAGTTTCTTTGTAAGAATGGTCAGCGATCCCAAAATCTACAACCCCTCTATTGCTAAAGCTTTACCATCTACAAGAAGACACTTGACTCAGCCTTCCGCAGAATCGCTAGACAATCACATCACGGTCCAACCACCCAC GCAATCCCTGCATTCGTTTAAAAG GAGCGCCTCCTGGATTAGTTGGCCTCTGGCATTCCTCTTTCAAGGCATTACAGAAGAGGGGTCCGGCAGCAATGTTCCGATTCG ttttcgcCATTTGGACACCAAAGTCCGTTTGAAGGCGTCGGGAAAAGGAGGAGCAATTTCCCCAAGACAATCGCCATCTCCCGAAAGAGACAACAAGTCGCCGAAGAGATCGCCAACATCGTCGAGGAAATCCTCTCTGATATCTTAA
- the LOC136418686 gene encoding aromatic-L-amino-acid decarboxylase-like isoform X2, which produces MPHILLNLFSNRMDCDEFRCRGKEMIEYICTYLQRIDTRRVTPSIEPGYLRKLIPENAPVDPEDWDSIMADVESKIMPGVTHWQHPRFHAYFPSGNSFPSILGDMLSDAIGCIGFSWAASPACTELETIVLDWLGKAIGLPNQFLAFKEGSRGGGVIQTSASECILVSMLAARAQALKRLKQQHPFVEEGVLLSKLMAYCSKEAHSCVEKAAMICFVKLRILEPDEKSSLRGKTLMMAMEEDETMGLIPFFVSTTLGTTSCCSFDNLPEIGVVCQKFPSVWLHVDAAYAGNAFICPELKYLLDGVEFADSFNTNPNKWLLTNFDCSTMWVRDRIRLTSALVVDPLYLQHGYSDATIDYRHWGVPLSRRFRSLKLWFVLRSYGISGLQKYIRLHIRLAKRFESLVLKDKRFEICNEVTLGLVCFRLKGPDKLNEKLLSNINASGKLHMVPANVNDKYVIRFCVVSHEAAENDIDHAWEVICEFAEDLLEMQAAEKEQELHDEVYELLERKKKQTLAQKRSFFVRMVSDPKIYNPSIAKALPSTRRHLTQPSAESLDNHITVQPPTSASWISWPLAFLFQGITEEGSGSNVPIRFRHLDTKVRLKASGKGGAISPRQSPSPERDNKSPKRSPTSSRKSSLIS; this is translated from the exons ATGCCACATATCCTACTTAACTTGTTTTCTAACAGAATGGACTGCGATGAGTTCCGCTGCCGTGGAAAAGAAATGATAGAGTACATCTGTACCTACCTCCAAAGAATTGATACTAGAAGAGTAACACCAAGTATCGAGCCTGGTTACTTGCGAAAGCTTATTCCAGAAAATGCTCCTGTAGATCCTGAAGATTGGGACAGTATCATGGCAGATGTGGAATCCAAAATAATGCCTGGAGTAACTCATTGGCAGCATCCCAG gTTTCACGCATATTTTCCAAGTGGAAATTCTTTTCCATCCATATTAGGAGACATGCTATCTGATGCGATTGGTTGCATTGGCTTTTCTTGGGCTGCTAGTCCTGCTTGCACAGAATTGGAAACCATTGTTCTGGACTGGCTTG GTAAGGCCATTGGCTTGCCTAATCAATTCCTAGCTTTCAAGGAGGGCAGCAGAGGTGGTGGTGTCATACAG ACTTCTGCAAGCGAGTGTATCTTAGTGTCGATGCTAGCTGCCAGAGCCCAAGCTCTAAAGCGTCTCAAACAACAACACCCATTCGTCGAAGAAGgtgttttattatcaaaacttATGGCTTATTGTTCAAAAGAAGCTCATTCTTGCGTGGAAAAGGCAGCCATGATTTGTTTCGTGAAGCTAAGAATACTCGAGCCCGATGAAAAGTCGTCTTTAAGAGGCAAAACTTTAATGATG GCAATGGAAGAAGACGAAACAATGGGCCTCATACCATTTTTCGTATCAACCACCCTCGGAACTACTTCATGTTGCTCATTCGATAATCTTCCCGAAATCGGAGTAGTTTGCCAGAAGTTTCCTTCAGTGTGGCTTCATGTGGACGCAGCTTATGCCGGCAATGCATTTATTTGCCCCGAATTAAAGTACCTTCTGGATGGAGTAGAATTTGCAGACTCATTCAACACCAATCCTAATAAATGGCTTCTCACCAATTTTGACTGCTCTACCATGTGG GTCAGAGACAGAATCCGACTAACATCAGCCCTAGTTGTTGATCCCCTGTACCTTCAGCATGGTTACTCCGATGCTACCATAGACTACCGTCACTGGGGCGTTCCCCTTAGCAGGAGGTTCCGATCTTTGAAGCTGTGGTTTGTCTTGCGAAGCTATGGGATATCTGGATTGCAGAAATACATCAGATTACACATTCGATTAGCCAAGCGGTTTGAGAGTCTGGTTTTGAAGGATAAGAGGTTCGAGATTTGTAATGAAGTAACG ttaggACTAGTTTGCTTTCGACTGAAGGGACCTGACAAATTAAACGAGAAACTCTTGAGTAACATAAATGCTTCTGGAAAGTTACATATGGTGCCAGCCAACGTGAATGATAAATACGTTATAAGGTTTTGTGTCGTTTCCCATGAAGCCGCCGAAAATGATATAG ATCATGCATGGGAAGTCATCTGTGAATTCGCTGAAGACCTCCTGGAGATGCAAGCGGCCGAGAAGGAGCAg gaaCTTCACGACGAAGTGTACGAACTCCTGGAACGgaagaaaaaacaaactttgGCACAGAAACGAAGTTTCTTTGTAAGAATGGTCAGCGATCCCAAAATCTACAACCCCTCTATTGCTAAAGCTTTACCATCTACAAGAAGACACTTGACTCAGCCTTCCGCAGAATCGCTAGACAATCACATCACGGTCCAACCACCCAC GAGCGCCTCCTGGATTAGTTGGCCTCTGGCATTCCTCTTTCAAGGCATTACAGAAGAGGGGTCCGGCAGCAATGTTCCGATTCG ttttcgcCATTTGGACACCAAAGTCCGTTTGAAGGCGTCGGGAAAAGGAGGAGCAATTTCCCCAAGACAATCGCCATCTCCCGAAAGAGACAACAAGTCGCCGAAGAGATCGCCAACATCGTCGAGGAAATCCTCTCTGATATCTTAA
- the LOC136418686 gene encoding aromatic-L-amino-acid decarboxylase-like isoform X1 — protein sequence MPHILLNLFSNRMDCDEFRCRGKEMIEYICTYLQRIDTRRVTPSIEPGYLRKLIPENAPVDPEDWDSIMADVESKIMPGVTHWQHPRFHAYFPSGNSFPSILGDMLSDAIGCIGFSWAASPACTELETIVLDWLGKAIGLPNQFLAFKEGSRGGGVIQTSASECILVSMLAARAQALKRLKQQHPFVEEGVLLSKLMAYCSKEAHSCVEKAAMICFVKLRILEPDEKSSLRGKTLMMAMEEDETMGLIPFFVSTTLGTTSCCSFDNLPEIGVVCQKFPSVWLHVDAAYAGNAFICPELKYLLDGVEFADSFNTNPNKWLLTNFDCSTMWVRDRIRLTSALVVDPLYLQHGYSDATIDYRHWGVPLSRRFRSLKLWFVLRSYGISGLQKYIRLHIRLAKRFESLVLKDKRFEICNEVTLGLVCFRLKGPDKLNEKLLSNINASGKLHMVPANVNDKYVIRFCVVSHEAAENDIDHAWEVICEFAEDLLEMQAAEKEQELHDEVYELLERKKKQTLAQKRSFFVRMVSDPKIYNPSIAKALPSTRRHLTQPSAESLDNHITVQPPTQSLHSFKRSASWISWPLAFLFQGITEEGSGSNVPIRFRHLDTKVRLKASGKGGAISPRQSPSPERDNKSPKRSPTSSRKSSLIS from the exons ATGCCACATATCCTACTTAACTTGTTTTCTAACAGAATGGACTGCGATGAGTTCCGCTGCCGTGGAAAAGAAATGATAGAGTACATCTGTACCTACCTCCAAAGAATTGATACTAGAAGAGTAACACCAAGTATCGAGCCTGGTTACTTGCGAAAGCTTATTCCAGAAAATGCTCCTGTAGATCCTGAAGATTGGGACAGTATCATGGCAGATGTGGAATCCAAAATAATGCCTGGAGTAACTCATTGGCAGCATCCCAG gTTTCACGCATATTTTCCAAGTGGAAATTCTTTTCCATCCATATTAGGAGACATGCTATCTGATGCGATTGGTTGCATTGGCTTTTCTTGGGCTGCTAGTCCTGCTTGCACAGAATTGGAAACCATTGTTCTGGACTGGCTTG GTAAGGCCATTGGCTTGCCTAATCAATTCCTAGCTTTCAAGGAGGGCAGCAGAGGTGGTGGTGTCATACAG ACTTCTGCAAGCGAGTGTATCTTAGTGTCGATGCTAGCTGCCAGAGCCCAAGCTCTAAAGCGTCTCAAACAACAACACCCATTCGTCGAAGAAGgtgttttattatcaaaacttATGGCTTATTGTTCAAAAGAAGCTCATTCTTGCGTGGAAAAGGCAGCCATGATTTGTTTCGTGAAGCTAAGAATACTCGAGCCCGATGAAAAGTCGTCTTTAAGAGGCAAAACTTTAATGATG GCAATGGAAGAAGACGAAACAATGGGCCTCATACCATTTTTCGTATCAACCACCCTCGGAACTACTTCATGTTGCTCATTCGATAATCTTCCCGAAATCGGAGTAGTTTGCCAGAAGTTTCCTTCAGTGTGGCTTCATGTGGACGCAGCTTATGCCGGCAATGCATTTATTTGCCCCGAATTAAAGTACCTTCTGGATGGAGTAGAATTTGCAGACTCATTCAACACCAATCCTAATAAATGGCTTCTCACCAATTTTGACTGCTCTACCATGTGG GTCAGAGACAGAATCCGACTAACATCAGCCCTAGTTGTTGATCCCCTGTACCTTCAGCATGGTTACTCCGATGCTACCATAGACTACCGTCACTGGGGCGTTCCCCTTAGCAGGAGGTTCCGATCTTTGAAGCTGTGGTTTGTCTTGCGAAGCTATGGGATATCTGGATTGCAGAAATACATCAGATTACACATTCGATTAGCCAAGCGGTTTGAGAGTCTGGTTTTGAAGGATAAGAGGTTCGAGATTTGTAATGAAGTAACG ttaggACTAGTTTGCTTTCGACTGAAGGGACCTGACAAATTAAACGAGAAACTCTTGAGTAACATAAATGCTTCTGGAAAGTTACATATGGTGCCAGCCAACGTGAATGATAAATACGTTATAAGGTTTTGTGTCGTTTCCCATGAAGCCGCCGAAAATGATATAG ATCATGCATGGGAAGTCATCTGTGAATTCGCTGAAGACCTCCTGGAGATGCAAGCGGCCGAGAAGGAGCAg gaaCTTCACGACGAAGTGTACGAACTCCTGGAACGgaagaaaaaacaaactttgGCACAGAAACGAAGTTTCTTTGTAAGAATGGTCAGCGATCCCAAAATCTACAACCCCTCTATTGCTAAAGCTTTACCATCTACAAGAAGACACTTGACTCAGCCTTCCGCAGAATCGCTAGACAATCACATCACGGTCCAACCACCCAC GCAATCCCTGCATTCGTTTAAAAG GAGCGCCTCCTGGATTAGTTGGCCTCTGGCATTCCTCTTTCAAGGCATTACAGAAGAGGGGTCCGGCAGCAATGTTCCGATTCG ttttcgcCATTTGGACACCAAAGTCCGTTTGAAGGCGTCGGGAAAAGGAGGAGCAATTTCCCCAAGACAATCGCCATCTCCCGAAAGAGACAACAAGTCGCCGAAGAGATCGCCAACATCGTCGAGGAAATCCTCTCTGATATCTTAA